A stretch of DNA from Streptomyces sp. NBC_01197:
CGAAACCGACCCCGCCGCACTGAACGGCGACACGCCGACCATGCGGCTCTTCGCGCTGCTCGAACTGATCGCTTCCAAGGACCAGTTGGTCTCGCTCCAGGGCCTGGTCGAGGAGACCGGTATGCCCAAACCGACGCTGCACCGGATGCTGCAGCAGCTGGAGAGCGCGGGTCTGCTCATCCGCCAGAGCGACGGCAGGCACTACGGCACCGGATCGAGGCTGCGGCGGCTCGCCGAGAACCTGCTGCTCAACGCCACCCACCACGGCGCACGCCACGCCGTGCTGCGCAGTCTGGTGGACGAGCTGGGCGAGAGCTGCAACATCACCACGCTCTCGGGCAACGAGGTCGTCTATCTCGACCGGGTGGAGACCCCCGAGCCGCTGCGCTTCTATCTGCGGGCCGGTTCCCGGGTGCCCGCCCACTGCTCGGCCAGCGGCAAGATGATCCTCTCCCAGATGCTCCCGGCGCAGCGGCGCAAGCTGCTCGCCCACGCGCCGCTCAAGCGGTGCACCCCCAACACGGTGACCGATCTCG
This window harbors:
- a CDS encoding IclR family transcriptional regulator yields the protein MDLSRETDPAALNGDTPTMRLFALLELIASKDQLVSLQGLVEETGMPKPTLHRMLQQLESAGLLIRQSDGRHYGTGSRLRRLAENLLLNATHHGARHAVLRSLVDELGESCNITTLSGNEVVYLDRVETPEPLRFYLRAGSRVPAHCSASGKMILSQMLPAQRRKLLAHAPLKRCTPNTVTDLDTLEEEFRRVRRDGFSLDDEEFLPGLVCVAVLVPAAGARSNMCVAVQAPAVRLTADKALQVLPALQRAAAAISRIEAEGTPDGSTDSP